TCTTGCGTCCCCGCGCCTTTTCTCGTCGGGAAACGAATATCGAACAAAACTAGTCTCCATTAAACACCAGCGTAAACGTTTTTGTTAGTGAGAATTGGTGTGCAACTGTCTCCCGCTATCGTTTCAGGCCGCCTAAATATTGGCGAGACACTCGTATGGTCGATCGAATTTTTTTAGAGAAATTCAATCGTACGTGTCCCTCGAGTTTTCTACTCCTCGCGTCGGAGGAGGACGGACATAAAGGAAAGCGATTAACGACATCGTTATCAGGGATCGTTCGGTGTCTCGCGTAATGTCGTCTAATCATCCGTGTAAAGAGATCGTACACTTCTCGTCCTCTTCTTCGCTcatctccctcctcctccaattAACGCGAGTTCGCCCGCAGCAGCGGCAGCAACCGCGAGAAATCATCGCGACAATCGCGGCCGTTTCTCTGCAATCTGTTTCTCTCTGTTTCTCTTTCCCGTCGATTCCGTTCAATTAAATCCGCCAGCCAATTCCAGCCACGAGTGGCACCGGCACTCGACTTGTATCGGTTTCAGCCAATTACTTTCCGCTCGGGGCTCGCGGATCGCTGTTCCTGGCCACGTGCCCATTGTCGCGCGCGGATTAGTGTTGCTGTTTTCGATACGGGCCTCGTTATGCTGTTGCCGTTCAGCGAAACTAAGAAACGACCATTTTTTGGATCGATATCTATACGAAACGTAAATGTACCATCGATATATGCGATGGAGGATGTTTCTAAAAGGTCTACTTCAATAATCACAAGACTGCTTGTTCTGttcgataataatttatttatctacAAGAACTCTTCGGTTGACGATAGATCGTCGACTAGTTGGCGAAGGTGATCGATTATCAGCGGTGAGGAACTAAATCTCTAAACGAAAATCGACCGTGAAGGGTGGCTGGTGGTCGAGGCATTGCACAAATCTTAATAAACGTTTATCCTCCTTGTTCCAATTACGATTGCCTAAGATTCTATAACACAGCTACGAAAACTCGTCTCGCTATCGACTCGACTAGACTTTGCGCTCCTCTGACGGGGTTTCGtatgaagaaaaagaaaaaaaccggCAGTAAAGACCTTAATCGTCGCGATACTTGGTTCCGTATTCCCTTTCCGCGTCGGAGGCGATAACAAACCGGCTACGACTACCGACCAACTTCGTAATTACATATTTACACTGTCTCGCATGCGGGGGTGAACATGAGAAACAATTCCAAGATGGAGTCCGGGGTTTCAAGGGCCCGAGAGTCCCGCGATACGGAAATCCGCGTCGTTCGTTCGCGCACTTCACCGCACAATGGCGGCCCCTGACCCCTTGCACCAGGACGTTCCGCACAGCGTGGCGACGAGACGGGCGACGGACAATCCGGTGCAAAGGTTCAGAAATCGCTGTGAACAGTAGCGACTCACGATCTCGAGAATCCGTGGTCGCGCTGATCTGGGAAGAGCCATCGTCGAGGACTCTTCCGAGGGAGGAGGGCTGCCGACGCCGGCGGCCGGGAAGCAGACACGATCCTGGAACCGCGGCGATCGGCCGGGTTAGAGTGGACATCCGTGGACGTAGGTCACGTTCCGGAACAGGGCGGCCGCGGTGGAGAGGAACGCGGCCGTCGAGGCAGAGGACGGCGCCGgaggcggcggcggcggaggcggatggCTCTGGGTCTGGGTCTGAGCGTTGTAAGGTGGACAGTAGGCATCTATGCTACCGTGATGGAGACCCACGCCTCGAACCAGCAGCTCCTTCTCCACCGTCGCCTGGTGTCGGAGCTGTTCCAGTCTCAGTTGGTTCTGTCGTTTCCACTTGgttctgcaatcaaacgtttccgccATTGTAAACATGTCCCTCTCGAAACCATTCAATTTCTATCTAAAGCGTTGCGTTACTTTAACGTTCTCAACAAGATTTTGTTATTAATCGTCGGACATCCGTAGAGAAAGTAAGGTTTGGTTACGAAAATCGTCTAAACGAATGGATTTTTAATCCATTACATTgacctccattagttcattgctttttaaaagttgatttccatttacaaatttgtccacttaagggttaatgaaGAAACTGGAGGAACGGAGGGGTACGATCGTTAAGAACGAGAGAAATAATGACCTTCTGTTTTGGTACCAAGTCTTGACCTGGGTTTCCGAGAGTGAAAGCGCGTCGGCGACGTCGCTGCGGTCTGCGACGCTCAGATACTTCTGACAGCGAAATTTCCGTTCCAGGTAAGCGAGCTGGGCGTGAGTGAACGCCGTTCGTCTTCTCCTGGGCTTCCTGCCGCTTGGAGGACCGCTGGTCGTGCCGCAGGACTTGCCGGAAGTCGCTGCCACCGGCGACGGCGACAAGGCTGGCGGAGGACTCTCTAGCCGCGTGCACGGGCTACTTCCAGGGTCGATCGTGTCCTCGGAGTCCGAATGAACGGCCGAATCGTCCTCCGAGTCTTCTGAAACAAGCAGCTGGTTAGTTCGAAGTCACGAAATTGAGATTTTCTTTTAGGATATAAAGAGAACGTTGCTACTGTGAGGAAAAGTGTTGCTGGAGGATCCAAACTTATCTGTTCCACGAATTCTACGTAGAAACTTAGGTGTCTTCGCCCTAACAAGATCCAGTTAACTCAACAATCGTAGGGAGCAATTAAAATAACGAATATGCAggacgaatcgaggtttaacgtCAGTTGGTAGCTAATCAGAGTTCGGGGATAAGTCCAATCCAATTTCCCACCGTCCGACCGATTCCTCGTCAAAGTCGATTATCCGAACAATGCAAACGCGTTCCCGATCGATTTCGATCGTCTCTGGTTTATGTTAAACGATCTCAATTACGGGAACGCTTGTCCAGAATCCCGTTTAGCCAATAAAGGCGGCTAGGCTCAGGGGGACGCGATAATCGACGACGAAAATTCGCTCTAACGAGCGCTAACGAATCCTTCCGCAGTTCGAGCCATCTGTAGGATCGTCGTTAATGGGGTACCACCCTGTTGCGAGCCCTCGACGCCCCGGGGCCAGCGAATTCCGACTAAAAATAATAGAACCGCGCCGCGGGGGCACCCCGTAACGAGGATCCCGGTGACAAGCCACGCGACTGCCTTCTCGTCCGATAAATGTCCCGATTTTTTGACTTTTTAATCTCACTGAGCATGGTGCTTTCTCACAAGGGGTAGACGGAAGCATAGCTTGAATCTTTTCTCATAAAATAATGTTCTGACATCGATTACTTCTTAAAGACTCAACAAATGTCAAACGCGCCTACTGTGCGTTGCTCGTAAGTTGACGATCGAATAATTGGTTGGTCCAACCGGTTGCAGCGAAATAGACTCGCCTTTTAATCGATAATTGCAGCGTCTATAAACAATCTTATTGCCTATAAATCGCCAACTAGCCAGCAACGCACGGTACACAGAGTGCCACGAGTCAAGGAAACGTCATTGACTTACCATGCACCCTCTCGGACAGAACGTCACCCAGAAGATCCCTTATAAGAAACGACTTGTGCTCTTGCATCATCGTACTCCTCTCGTCGAACAAGAACCAACCGACGGAACCGTAGGCCAGCAAATTCCTCAAACGAACCGGATCGCGCGTACCAACTGAACGGAACGTAGAAATCGGCGCGAGAACACCTCAGCAACGGACTCGAGTTTCATGCTAACGTGCGGACGCCCAGCGTCGTTCTGCGTCACCGAGGATCACGGGGGATGACCGGATGTGCCTATCCGAGCCTGGTAtagacgtcgtcgtcgtcgtcgatcgCACGTTGCCGAACCACCCCCGAGACGAGAGGGGGCGGTGGAAGCGTTACCACGCGAGTTAGGCCAGGGGTTGCACCGCGCCACCCCGCTCCAATTAATCCGCCCGTTTATTTTGAACGGGCTGCCTAATGCCCGCGCGATTTCGCAGCCATTTTGGGGGTAGAAGCGCCATGCCACCCCCACTCCGCGTGGCTGTCGGTTCATCCATTGGTCGCGTTAACTTGCCAACGAAGGGTGGAAAGCGCCGACTGCTCGACGCCATTGGTCGGGCGAAAGCGGCCTGCGCGAAAGGGGGTTGGCTCTGGCAGCAACCCCTAACGGAGACGCGGCTCAAGTACAGCGGGAATTCGAGGCTAGCGGGATTTCGGTGCACGCTTCGAGAAGCGTACGTGGTTCGCGAGCATCGAGTTCCGTGCAACCGAACCGGGGGTGGGAgacaagagagagagagaaaagtcATTGGCGAGCGATTACCGCGAAACGAGAGGAACAAATTGGATGTGAAACGTTTCTCCGGAGTATAGAGAGAATATGCCGGGTACAGTCGCCCGCCGTGATATCGAGATTGTTCTCCCCCCCGGGGGGCGGTTTAACCGCCGTTCCTCCCGCGTTCTACGCGGTCTCTTTTGCGGTTTCGACTTTTCCGCGCCGCGAGTCACCGGCAAACGGCGCGAAGAGAATATCCGAACGCTTCGAAATACATTATTTCTTGGAATCTCTTCGCTAGACGACGGatggttttttttctttttttttggaaCGCGTACAGACTAGACTCTAACGAAGTCAATTTCAGGCGGATGGGAACACAGCGGCGGGAAAGTGGCGCGAGGAACGCCGCGAACGCGCGAGCATTTGCATAAATACGGTCCTCGCAATTTGTGGAACACTCGCCGGGGGCCGCTCCGTCATCTTGCGCGGCTAGTATGTGAGCGTAAATATGCATGATGCATGAAACCACCAATCCTCGACACCGCCTGCAACCCCCTTCTCAGCCCCTTTTCTCCGTACCGGGGTTTCGCAGCGCCCCGTTAGTCTATTCATCGCGTCGCTACTTATCTTCCGGGAGCATTCGCGCGACTCTATGGCTCTGCGCGCGTATTCCCTGCTTTCTATACCTAAATATTTCCCGTTCCGTAAAATCAGCCGCGCTGAACTTTCGACGATCCAGAATAAAAACGGGACGAACGCGATCCAGTTCGCTGACCCCGAGATCTTCTTTTCTGCGTTGCTTAATTAACGAATTGCCTGAATTATCCTTCGATGTTTGCTTTTATCGGTTCGCTCGATACCCCGCGACATCGGTGAAACGTCGAAAAAGGCGTGAACATTCTTTCTTGCAGAGATATTCTAGCGATCATCGTTTCAAGTTCGTTCATACGTTTACGATATCGTTGAATCTCAACAAGTAAATATTATAAAGACGATGCAATGACCGTTGGTCTCGTTTTTCCGGAGTTTCGAACCCGTGtgaacgaataaataaatatttacgctATCGATCGCCTCGAGACGGGggttgttcgtggaattttcggCAACGCGATACCGCGTGGCGTCGCATAAAATGCGCGGACCTTGCGCGGGTGTGCAGAGAGAGGAAACGAGCGTCCGTGTGGATACGGCGATGTGGGGTGGTATTTTAATGGCTCGCCTCGTGGCCTCGAGTTTGCGTGCTGGCACCTGTAAGCGGAACCCCTCGTCGGCGTACCCCCAGAGTCGGACACGACGGGGCGCGTTTGTGAATTCATTAGGATTAACGTATGCAGGGGATTAATTCAAGGGGCAGCAAAGCGGCCCGGCGTCTTCTTCGTGCTCGCTGGAAAAGGGCCTCGGTGCCGCGCAAACGGTGGAATAAATGCATGAAGACGGAATAAATTGAGTGCCGTCGAGTCGCGAAAACAAAGACAATCCCGATAACTTCGACGAAAGAACGTTCCTCTTCGGGGGAGGAACAATTTTCGACGCGGCACGCGCGTtccccgtcgtcgtcgtcgccgcgCTCGTTATTTCGTGTCCAATCCAATTAGAATCAAGGGTCTCGATACCTTTTCAAAGGTGTCAATTACTGAATATCAAATCGCGGATTACGTCGGGACTCCTCCTCGGATCGCTGTCTTTTCGCTCCATCTGGAAAGAGAGATTGCTCGAATGTATTCTTGGTTTTGATTCTCGATGAATAGAAACGCGAAGATGCAGAATTTGGTACAGGCGAATTTCGACGCTGCTGATCGCATCTGTCGGGATTTACCCGGAATCGAATCAATGGAAATTAGGCCGGAGGGTTGGGCGCGAATTGCCTGGAAATCATCCCCCTCGACGGATGATTGTTATCGGTAATTTGTGATATTTGCTCCCCCGTGGGACACGAAATTTCGACTCGATACAGCCACCTCCGGGTGCGATGGACAAATAGGATTCGACTACGGGGGTGAATCTCCTTTCTATACCGCGGGAGTATAGGGGACGATCATGAATTAGCGACAGAAACGCGTTCAATTACTCTTATCCACCGCGTATCTAGATATTCTAAACAAGTAACGCGTAATTACCGCGTAGATTATATACAAGGATCTACGAGATATCGctaggaataaaaaaaaaataatgcaaACGCTATATTATTGATGTAAATGTATTACAGAAACAGGCAAAAAATGTGGAACGCTTCACGATTTTGCGTGTCATCCTTGCGCAGGGGCCATGCTAATCTTCTCTGTATCGTTCCAATTTTAGTATATGTACTGCCGAAGCAAGTACATTTGTACCTCCGTTCGAGTCTGTATATATAGAAAAGAAGGCCCTCAGAAACACTTGCGAGAAAAACTTGCTCCAATATGCCATCTTCCGGCACTAGAACATACTAACCTTGTGACGCACCTATGATGCGAGGTAACCGCCATTTTGAAAGTCTTACCTGATCAGGTGGACTGGCCCATGCGCACACGTTTAGTTTTgaagttattttaaattgttgcatAACATGAAAATACTAACCacagaaattattaataaatattaacaattaaattctctAAACGATATAGCAACGTAGGCGCAAGATTAGAAAGCGGTTCTACTTTTTAatgttatataattatttagATTTGATTGCCTATTTTACTCATACGTCTATCACTTATATGTAGTAGAAGCTagcgattaaaaataatttgtccTCGAAgagattaaattatttataagttGTTAACCATAGGTCATGTAGATTCCGACCTATAGCGCTCTAACACAATTCACTCTACCACACGACTTAGCCGTTGATATTTTCTGGATAAATTAATACTCTTTCAATAAAAAACTTATTAGAAACACTATTTAAAAAACATGTGGTAAATATATAAGTATTTATCGTATCCCCTAAAGATGTCTATTTTACCGATCATAGGAAAAGAAATTCATAGAAAATAAATAGAATAGAAATTATTGCAAAAAATGTGGAACGCTTCACGATTTTGCGTGTCATCCTTGCGCAGGGGCCATGCTAATCTTCTCTGTATCGTTCCAATTTTAGTATATGTACTGCCGAAGCAAGTACATTCGTACCTCCGTTCGAGGTTGTATATATACAAAAGGGGAGCCACTAGAGCGCTTGCGAGAAACGTAGGCCATCTAGTGACCCTAAACTATATCAGACATATAATATGTATACAGACATACATGTGTAAGCTATAGTTAGGCACTCACAATCAGAGATTAGAATATCAATACATCTTAAATACCT
This genomic window from Colletes latitarsis isolate SP2378_abdomen chromosome 8, iyColLati1, whole genome shotgun sequence contains:
- the LOC143344802 gene encoding uncharacterized protein LOC143344802 isoform X1 — translated: MMQEHKSFLIRDLLGDVLSERVHEDSEDDSAVHSDSEDTIDPGSSPCTRLESPPPALSPSPVAATSGKSCGTTSGPPSGRKPRRRRTAFTHAQLAYLERKFRCQKYLSVADRSDVADALSLSETQVKTWYQNRRTKWKRQNQLRLEQLRHQATVEKELLVRGVGLHHGSIDAYCPPYNAQTQTQSHPPPPPPPPAPSSASTAAFLSTAAALFRNVTYVHGCPL
- the LOC143344802 gene encoding uncharacterized protein LOC143344802 isoform X2 yields the protein MMQEHKSFLIRDLLGDVLSERVHDSEDDSAVHSDSEDTIDPGSSPCTRLESPPPALSPSPVAATSGKSCGTTSGPPSGRKPRRRRTAFTHAQLAYLERKFRCQKYLSVADRSDVADALSLSETQVKTWYQNRRTKWKRQNQLRLEQLRHQATVEKELLVRGVGLHHGSIDAYCPPYNAQTQTQSHPPPPPPPPAPSSASTAAFLSTAAALFRNVTYVHGCPL